In Actinoplanes lobatus, the DNA window GATGGCGGCAAAGGTCAGTGCGGTCCTGATCAGGTCCCGGCTGAGGTTCTCCGATCCGGTCGAAGCCACCATCCCGAGGACTGTTACGAGACGGGCTCGGCGCACGTCGTCGTTCGGAGCCGAGGCGAGCGTCGCCCACGGGGCGGTCAACGGGTCGGCGAGAGCCCTCACAGGATCGATGTCCCGGGCGTAGTGGGTGTCGAACGCGAAGGTCAGACCCGGCTCGTCGATTCGGCTCGGCGACGTGCCGCGGTCCAGGACGATCACATGCTGTTGTATCCGCTTGCTCGCGCAGGCCGGCTCGACCCGTAGCAGACTGCGGTAGATCAGCATCCGGTCCGCCATCGTGGGATCGGCCCGGCGCTGGAACTCGAGGTGGACGACCCGGTCGTGGCCGGTCAGGACCAGGTCGGCGTTTCGGCGGTCGGCGTGAACCGCGGCCAGGTTGAGCTCGGTGGCTCCGGGTTGCGCCGCCGGCGGCATGTCGATG includes these proteins:
- a CDS encoding RpnC/YadD family protein, giving the protein MNTDPALFGHMIGIDMPPAAQPGATELNLAAVHADRRNADLVLTGHDRVVHLEFQRRADPTMADRMLIYRSLLRVEPACASKRIQQHVIVLDRGTSPSRIDEPGLTFAFDTHYARDIDPVRALADPLTAPWATLASAPNDDVRRARLVTVLGMVASTGSENLSRDLIRTALTFAAITMRREDIKEALKEAAMPADMIRDTEFAQELIDEGRAAGRAEVLREAIQDHIVRVLMHRKFGARIALQIADALITQDQPTSVERAAFADVDELMALAAEK